A region from the Dendropsophus ebraccatus isolate aDenEbr1 chromosome 1, aDenEbr1.pat, whole genome shotgun sequence genome encodes:
- the RNF167 gene encoding E3 ubiquitin-protein ligase RNF167 isoform X2 — MAVWPPHRLLLGSFLLLLCWSRVSECRIYAYSDKNRTELEDFGDLPAQFGSPLPLDGLRGYIIHAQPETACAPIAPPPLRDNATIFIALIRRFECNFDIKVLHAQQSGYDAAIVYNVDSDALLNMAWNDEHIRNEIIIPAVFTGASSGRNLSEKFTYYNDAHVFLLPDYPFNLGYYFIPFIIVVVIVIIVMCTVMIIRCVQHRKKLRKNRLTKDQLKKIPVHKFKKGDEYDVCAICLEEYEEGDKLRVLPCSHAYHCGCIDPWLTKTKRSCPICKHRVLRTQEDSDSEDGGQEAAADSERGGEESDNERTPLLRPSPTFGSMEESPPPATQETTTTAVLV; from the exons ATGGCGGTGTGGCCCCCCCATCGTCTCCTCCTTGGCTCCTTCCTGTTACTCCTCTGCTGGTCCCGAGTCTCGGAGTGCCGGATTTATGCG TACTCGGATAAGAACAGGACGGAGCTGGAGGACTTCGGGGATCTCCCTGCACAGTTTGGTTCTCCGCTGCCCTTGGATGGGCTGAGG GGTTATATCATCCATGCCCAACCGGAGACTGCCTGTGCGCCCATCGCCCCTCCACCCCTGAGGGACAATGCCACCATCTTTATCGCCCTCATACGCAGATTTGAGTGCAACTTTGACATTAAG GTCCTCCATGCTCAGCAGTCAGGATATGATGCTGCTATAGTATATAATGTTGATTCTGATGCATTGTTGAATATGGCGTGGAATGATG AGCACATCCGCAATGAGATCATCATTCCCGCAGTGTTTACAGGAGCGAGCTCTGGGAGGAATCTGTCAGAGAAGTTCACCTATTATAATGA CGCTCACGTCTTTCTGCTCCCGGATTATCCCTTTAATCTTGGTTATTATTTCATCCCATTCATCATTGTCGTGGTGATCGTCATCATCGTCATGTGCACAGTCATG ATCATTCGCTGCGTGCAGCACAGGAAGAAGCTGCGGAAGAATCGTCTGACTAAGGATCAGCTGAAGAAAATCCCCGTCCACAAGTTCAAGAAGG GTGACGAGTACGACGTGTGCGCCATCTGTCTGGAGGAGTACGAGGAGGGCGACAAACTGCGCGTTCTGCCCTGTTCTCACG CCTATCACTGTGGCTGTATTGACCCCTGGCTGACTAAGACTAAGAGGAGTTGCCCGATCTGTAAGCACCGCGTCCTGCGCACCCAGGAAGACTCGGACTCGGAAGATGGAGGACAGGAGGCGGCGGCGGACAGTGAGCGCGGCGGGGAGGAGAGTGATAATGAGCGCACGCCCCTCCTCCGACCTTCTCCCACCTTTGGCAGTATGGAGGAATCCCCTCCCCCGGCGACACAGGAGACAACAACCACTGCGGTCCTGGTGTga
- the RNF167 gene encoding E3 ubiquitin-protein ligase RNF167 isoform X1: MAVWPPHRLLLGSFLLLLCWSRVSECRIYAYSDKNRTELEDFGDLPAQFGSPLPLDGLRGYIIHAQPETACAPIAPPPLRDNATIFIALIRRFECNFDIKVLHAQQSGYDAAIVYNVDSDALLNMAWNDEHIRNEIIIPAVFTGASSGRNLSEKFTYYNDSAHVFLLPDYPFNLGYYFIPFIIVVVIVIIVMCTVMIIRCVQHRKKLRKNRLTKDQLKKIPVHKFKKGDEYDVCAICLEEYEEGDKLRVLPCSHAYHCGCIDPWLTKTKRSCPICKHRVLRTQEDSDSEDGGQEAAADSERGGEESDNERTPLLRPSPTFGSMEESPPPATQETTTTAVLV; the protein is encoded by the exons ATGGCGGTGTGGCCCCCCCATCGTCTCCTCCTTGGCTCCTTCCTGTTACTCCTCTGCTGGTCCCGAGTCTCGGAGTGCCGGATTTATGCG TACTCGGATAAGAACAGGACGGAGCTGGAGGACTTCGGGGATCTCCCTGCACAGTTTGGTTCTCCGCTGCCCTTGGATGGGCTGAGG GGTTATATCATCCATGCCCAACCGGAGACTGCCTGTGCGCCCATCGCCCCTCCACCCCTGAGGGACAATGCCACCATCTTTATCGCCCTCATACGCAGATTTGAGTGCAACTTTGACATTAAG GTCCTCCATGCTCAGCAGTCAGGATATGATGCTGCTATAGTATATAATGTTGATTCTGATGCATTGTTGAATATGGCGTGGAATGATG AGCACATCCGCAATGAGATCATCATTCCCGCAGTGTTTACAGGAGCGAGCTCTGGGAGGAATCTGTCAGAGAAGTTCACCTATTATAATGA CAGCGCTCACGTCTTTCTGCTCCCGGATTATCCCTTTAATCTTGGTTATTATTTCATCCCATTCATCATTGTCGTGGTGATCGTCATCATCGTCATGTGCACAGTCATG ATCATTCGCTGCGTGCAGCACAGGAAGAAGCTGCGGAAGAATCGTCTGACTAAGGATCAGCTGAAGAAAATCCCCGTCCACAAGTTCAAGAAGG GTGACGAGTACGACGTGTGCGCCATCTGTCTGGAGGAGTACGAGGAGGGCGACAAACTGCGCGTTCTGCCCTGTTCTCACG CCTATCACTGTGGCTGTATTGACCCCTGGCTGACTAAGACTAAGAGGAGTTGCCCGATCTGTAAGCACCGCGTCCTGCGCACCCAGGAAGACTCGGACTCGGAAGATGGAGGACAGGAGGCGGCGGCGGACAGTGAGCGCGGCGGGGAGGAGAGTGATAATGAGCGCACGCCCCTCCTCCGACCTTCTCCCACCTTTGGCAGTATGGAGGAATCCCCTCCCCCGGCGACACAGGAGACAACAACCACTGCGGTCCTGGTGTga
- the PFN1 gene encoding profilin-1, with translation MSWDDYIKNLMTHEIQDAVICGINPACVWAAHPDGDLCKITPAEIAALACDERTHFYTNGLTVGGLRCSLIRDNISDSHTMDVRTKAKEGPTFNMTIGRTKTALLIVMGKEGVHGGTVNAKAHAMTKYLVDRNM, from the exons ATGTCCTGGGACGATTACATCAAGAATCTCATGACACACGAGATCCAGGACGCGGTCATCTGCGGCATCAACCCCGCCTGTGTGTGGGCCGCGCACCCCGACGGCGATCTGTGCAAGATCACG CCTGCAGAGATCGCTGCTCTGGCCTGTGATGAACGCACCCACTTCTACACAAACGGCCTGACGGTGGGGGGTCTGCGGTGCAGCCTCATCAGGGACAACATCAGTGATTCCCACACTATGGACGTAAGGACGAAGGCGAAAGAGGGGCCGACATTCAACATGACTATTGGGAGAACAAAGACAG CTCTCCTTATTGTAATGGGTAAAGAAGGCGTTCACGGTGGGACGGTAAACGCTAAAGCACACGCCATGACCAAGTACCTGGTAGACCGGAACATGTGA